One Helianthus annuus cultivar XRQ/B chromosome 12, HanXRQr2.0-SUNRISE, whole genome shotgun sequence genomic region harbors:
- the LOC110892395 gene encoding uncharacterized protein LOC110892395 — MKIEHNFASVAHPQANGQVESVNKQIVDGIKARLGTARGGWVDKLPSILWVHRTMPKTSTGETPFSLVYGSEAVIPAEIGLPSPRMIAKQNQNNEKERRLYLDLLEERRENAAIAEARYKFKLEKYYNTRVRVCTFVPGDFILRDHEASNAEKPGKLAPKWEGPYIVNEVLRKGAYTLKRIDGTLVPRTWNAKQLRRCYI; from the coding sequence ATGAAGATCGAACACAACTTTGCTTCCGTGGCACACCCACAGGcaaacggccaagtcgagagcgTCAACAAACAGATAGTCGACGGCATTAAAGCGCGACTTGGAACAGCGCGCGGAGGATGGGTTGATAagctcccaagcatcttatgggttCATCGCACCATGCCAAAGACTAGCACGGGAGAAACTCCATTCAGTCTTGTTTACGGATCTGAAGCAGTAATCCCCGCTGAAATTGGTCTCCCATCACCACGCATGATTGCTAAGCAAAACCAAAACAATGAGAAAGAGCGAAGACTGTATTTAGACCTTCTCGAAGAAAGGCGCGAGAATGCCGCCATCGCCGAGGCAAGGTACAAATTCAAACTCGAAAAATACTACAATACGCGCGTACGCGTGTGTACCTTTGTCCCGGGTGATTTCATCTTGCGCGACCATGAGGCTTCCAACGCGGAAAAACCAGGCAAATTAGcgccaaaatgggaaggaccatacatCGTCAATGAAGTCTTAAGAAAAGGGGCATACACCCTAAAAAGAATTGATGGGACACTAGTTCCCCGCACCTGGAACGCGAAGCAACTGCGAAGGTGTTACATATAA